CCTTCGCTCCCATTGCCATCGTCGGCTATGCTGTTCTCTACGCTACCGATCCTCATACCAGCCAGGTGCCGGTTACGCAGCCACCATCATTGCTGCTTGTGGAGTCTTCCCAACAGTCGCAGTTGCAATTGCCTGGGCCGGCAACAATGCCGGCGGTGAACTCAAGCGCGGTGTTGTTCTCGCCATGACAATCGGTTTCGGTAATTTGGGCGGTATCGTGAGCTCTTTCATTTACCGTGCCCAAGATAGTCCTCGCTACCACCTGGCCATGGAGTCGTTATTGGAGTATTGTGCATGAGCTGGGTAGCCAGTCTCATCGCGGTCGTAGTGTACCGCCGACTGAACACCCAGAAGGACGAACTGTGTGCTCGTGAGGATATTGTTGACAACGAGGAGCGCCGGACGGAGTACAGGGATTTGGGAGATGCGAGCCCGTTGTTCAGGTATACTATTTAGGGTCCATGTAGTTCGAGGTGTATTGTATTTGTATCATTTTCTTGGTGGAAACAAAGGTCATTTTTCAAAGTTATTGTCCTTTCACCTGCTGGTAATGCTTATAAGTCCGGAATCAAATTTCTTTATTTTCCAAGTGAGACAGACACGGTGCTAATGAATTTTCCCTACCGTCACTATGCGTCGTTTGTCTTTTTGACTGGAACGTGATAGCTGCAACTGCTGCAGTAGTTCTCCACTTATGGGACTTGAGAGGAAACGTAACTTGCATTCAAAATAGCCTAATCGCGTAGCCCTCATCAGTGATGTCACAATTAGACCGAATGACCCAATGGATGAATCAGTCCGTATTTGGAAGCGATAATACGCCTCATTCTCATACCAGCATGCAAAGCCGCTATATATGCGCGCATACAGTTTGGTTCCTAACCGAATCGGTGGATTATGTTTTCGCTCTCACCCCGCATGCATTTGATTTATTTATTCGTTCACTATGCACCCCAAAGTCGAGTTTGGCTTTTGTGTTGTCATGTTTTGGGAATTGTGGCCGTACAAGACTCTTATCGAGAATAGAATGAGTGCTGTGGAATTTGCGAGTATGTCAGAGTAGCGCTACAGTGCGAATCGCGCGTACGGAATTTCAACAAACCCGAAAAATCAGAACTGGAGCTCGTGGGATACTCCGCTAGAGCCAGTATTACAAGAGAATTCGATTTGATTGATCTGATGGTTCATTCTCACTGTTGTATTGTTTATATCCATGAGTCGGAACGTTAACTGAATATACGCGCAGAATGATTATGGCAGTTTCTCTTAGTTTGAACTAATTACCCatacggtgaaccccaaaatacggaaaatccgcacgaCGCCCGGAATTTTCCAACCATTAGCAATCAAAAACACCGAACCCGGAGTTCAACGATACACAGGGACGAGCCGGCAACGTGGACTCGTGAAAATACTGCTCAAATCTCGCCAGCGCTTCGCATAGCGATTATGAGGTGCACCTATTGGTGcccagaaaatccgcacttttagGCTTCACTCTACCACTCTATTGGAGTAAGGAGAATGAAATATGCTATGATTCCGGTCAGACCAACAATAAAATGGATATGAATATCCCCAGTGATCGCTGTTACCCTGACGGATCTTCTGTTTACCTGGTTACCTGAAAGCGTTTCTTGCAATGAAAGTTAATGAAAGTAGCAATGAATCGTTCTCAATGCTATTCATTTTTACCTAAATACTTCGGCCTGCCATACTCGCACGTGGGATGTGTGGGTCCTGTGTAAAGTACAAGTGAGGGAGCCAGGTGTAGCCATCTAAAACTGCGACCATCCGGATCGGATCGAAGGTTTGGGTGGCAGGGAATCACATAAAAAACAAGTAAGTAAGTAAACTCGTAGCCAATTAAATTTGAATGCATGACACATACAGTAACGGACAAAACCTTTCACATAAAATCTTATTTTGATTAAGTTGCCCGTAACTACTTCAGTTTGAGTTGTATCATGACGCATGTATATGCGTTTGAAAGCCACATATGATAGCTACAAAACGAGCTAAGAAAGTTAAAAGGTGAATGATAAATTATTGAGAAATGTAAGCTACAAAATCAAGGGTATTCTGAAAGGTTTTGACCAAGGCCATCCAATTTGCTTACTCCCCCTAGCATTCTTCACCTAGCTATGTTGAAGTCTAATCAGTCATGTATTCTAGGccatatatatgtattatATTTGTACACAAAATGGCATTCAATAGGGTTTCATGTTAAGGTGGATTAGTGTCATCCAAAGTAGGGTATGAGAGCAGGAAGTATTAGTTATACTGATTGGTGGAATACATTGTATAAGCAATCTGAAAGGCCATAATAGATAGAAGAAGGGACCTAGTAATGATCTATGAAGTTTGATAGAAGTTTATGGCTAGATTTAATGGTACTTAACTGCTAGAGAGGTCCATACAGGCAGGGGTATGTGGATATAACTGGCCATCCCCACTCAGGGAGTAGCAGGTACTGTTTAGAAACATTATATGCATAGCTTATCCACTATGTGCACTAACCTATATGGTAACATAATGCTGCTAGGGGTGGAATAAGCAGCAGATGAGCCCAAAGTTGGATTTGGACAGTTTCATAATGAAATCAGTCAAATTGGATTATAGTAGAGTTTGAGCTGGCTTCCACCCCTAGCAGCATTATGTTACCATATAGGTTAGTGCACATAGTGGATAAGCTATGCATATATAATGTTTCTAAACAGTACCTGCTACTCCCTGAGTGGGGATGGCCAGTTATATCCACATACCCCTGCCTGTATGGACCTCTCTAGCAGTTAAGTACCATTAAATCTAGCCATAAACTTCTATCAAACTTCATAGATCATTACTAGGTCCCTTCTTCTATCTATTATGGCCTTTCAGATTGCTTATACAATGTATTCCACCAATCAGTATAACTAATACTTCCTGCTCTCATACCCTACTTTGGATGACACTAATCCACCTTAACATGAAACCCTATTGAATGCCATTTTGTGTACAAATataatacatatatatggCCTAGAATACATGACTGATTAGACTTCAACATAGCTAGGTGAAGAATGCTAGGGGGAGTAAGCAAATTGGATGGCCTTGGTCAAAACCTTTCAGAATACCCTTGATTTTGTAGCTTACATTTCTCAATAATTTATCATTCACCTTTTAACTTTCTTAGCTCGTTTTGTAGCTATCATATGTGGCTTTCAAACGCATATACATGCGTCATGATACAACTCAAACTGAAGTAGTTACGGGCAACTTAATCAAAATAAGATTTTATGTGAAAGGTTTTGTCCGTTACTTTATTTAGGGACAGGCGAGTGAAGAAAAACGCGAAGACGGATCAAAACCTCGTACTTAGTATGCCATCCCGAGGCCGTAGTACAAAATAGAGTCCGGAAGAATCACGTAATCGCGACCTCGGACCTCTGTAAAGTATTACATGTGATGCCTCTGTAGGCTGCAGCTCGTATCGCACTTATTTCACCCGACCTTTTCACTACTCATAGGTAGATCTTGATTGGTAATATTGTTAATCACAACGCACGTTGACAATGAGTTTCACCAAACCACTCTATTAAATTTGACTACTCGAGTACGCGAGCGCGCGGGAGCATCAGTGGTCCTCCCTAGGCCTGCGCCCGCGGAGACTCGTGGGGCCATACAAGACGTTTAGTCATCACGCGACTTACTTAGCTTGAGCTCATAAGTGTCATATTGAACTCCTGAAATGGCATAAATGCCAGCTGATCAAAAGCTGTTGAAGTTGTTGAGCATAGGGAGGACCACGGGTTCTCCGAGCGCTAGCAAACCGCAGTGTTTTTGTAGAGCAAATCCTTGTGATCAAAGGAGATTTTCTCGGTACTGATGAGATACAGTAAGTGAATTTTGTGCATTTCAAACCCTGAATTCAAATTAATACTGCATTTTTTATTATACACATATGCACTTTCTGCCCGATTACCAAACGTTAACTACCCGCTGAAGAGGTTTGCTTGCTGATACTTTGGGGTCGCAAACCCAACACGACTGTTAGCCTGGTCGAATACAGTATATGTCTGCTTCATGAGGGTCGCCAACAATCCAGGCGTTAGCCGGAACACCGCTGGTTCCCACAATAGCTCCCACACAACGGGTACCAGCATTATCAATTGTACCCACTAATAAATTGTAAATTTAGTTTAGGAATTAAATGAAAACGGAAGGCGAGGTCTACTACTCACAGTTAAAGTCGGAAGAAGGAATTGTGAATTTCGCCCCATTAAAGGTAAAGCTGACTGTAGGTGGACTGGCACATGGGTATGTATAATATCCGGTGGCGCCGCAGCGGAGGTGCTACAAGCCGCCGCTCCAGAGACCTTACTCCACCATGAACTGACAGAAGATGTCGGCCAACAATTATTGTAGTGCCAGAATCAATAATCATGGCACCAGAATACCCCACAGTGCTTCCGATCGATGACGAACCAGTTGTGAGCCAATAGGTCTTGGATGTCAGCGGCACATAGGTGATTGAGCCAGAGTACTTGGCAGCATTAGTCCCGCCCAGGTAAAGTTCCGACCCGGTAGTAGCCAGGCGGAAAGAGAAAACTGGAGAAGATATTTCGCCTTGCGATAAAGGTTGTCGACAAAAGTTGGCTTTCCGATGGAAGAAATAGAATTGAATGCGAGACCCATGATACCATCTTCGGGATCTGACGCAAAGCTAGAGGATTCCGAAGTAACAGGGGAAAAGTATTGGCTGTGGCGATGATAAATTAGTGTGAGTATACTCGTGAATAGATAATGATGCTAAATTCACCTAGTAACGCTTAGCCCACCCACTGTCACAGTGTCACTATAGATAGGGCCCGAAGCAGTACTTCCATCACCATATTGAATAGAAAATGACCCGCTTTGGCTCTTCGAAGTGGAAGACGAGGATGCAGTATATTTCTTATGAGGAGAGCATCCCGATGTTCTGCAGCTTGAGGATGGCACCCACAAGTCGGCCGAACCACTATTTATCCAAGAATTAAAACTACGGATATGGGGGGCAAAGACTGCTCACGTGTCAAAATCTATCAAAAAGCTCTGTCCAGGGGTACCAATGGTGATGGTGCCAGCCCAAACTAGGAACAATAGTAAATTAATATATAATTATACATGCACGGCTTTCGAAACACTCACGCAGGTCGTCCTCCTCATCAATAAGAGGTTCGGCTTGACGCTTAGCCTTGCTGTCTATTCCCTTGAATAGCTCTAATCCGTGTTCTTCTTATATGCAGCATGACCATGTGCATATTTACTATTTTGTTGTTAAATACCGTCTAATTCGATTGATGATATGCGTACTTTTGAACCTTGGCAACTTGGCGAGCCAACGCGGAAGGGATAATTTTGCCGTCTTTATTCAAAGGCGAACCGCGCTTATGAAGGGGGATTGAAATAGTCCTATCTTCAGCGATTGGGCTACCTGACACGGCGGTGGCAGCAAAGGCGGCGGCGAGTACAACAGAGGTGAGCATTGCGAAAATTTAAGGATTGCAGTAGAATGGAACTCAATTGCTGGAGCTCTACTCTATCTACATACATGCCCTTTTATACCATTTTGGTCAGCCGGATGGAATCTCGCTGCAGGCCCGACGGCATGAGCACGCGGATACGTTCAGCACAAGCGCGTGGTTCCAGCGCTTCTTTCTATATGGCTCTAATAGCTCTATATCCGATTGCACATAGTAGCGAGCTAAAAATAACTTAATGATATTATCTAGCAGGCAGGAGACTAGAAGATAACGACAACCAAGCGAAGAGGTGACATATCACGGTAGTTCTTATGAAATTGGATTCCAGTAAATTCCGAGAGAATTACGCTCTAATAGCTTTGTATTATCCCCACGAGAAATCTTCAACAAGGCAGAAAACGAGAATTGTGGAATGAGACATTCTCAATTTCCTGGTCTGTCATTCTGACACCGAGGTATGCTTCTTTCGGCAGCTCGCTTCGGGCGGACTATCGCTTGTCAATCTATTCTTGTTTACCCGCAAACACCCGCATGGATCATATATGTAGGTAATGGAAGAGCTGGAACTCACAGAATATATTCCCTTTCTGTACAGAATTCAGCACGGTACTTATGATAAACTGAAATATCGGATCGCTGGTTTGTGGCAATAAGCGCTGGGTAACTTTAGCGGCAGATGGCCAAACTCGACGATCTTCAGCACGACTACCAACTATTTTTCTCGCATAGAATTGTTTGCGTTCGACATGTGCTGTATACAAGGATTATCATACCCCCAATGTTTAAAGCAAGACGGCTATTGATATTTAACTCTCTAACTGTCTTGCACGTCTGCATTACTATCTGGAATGTCTTTTTGAATTTCGGCTGCTTAGCTTTTCCCACAACTCGTCATTTCTACCTTCCACGGATGGACCACAGAACCTCTTTAACAAATTCACAAAATCTTTGGCCACAGCTTTCAGAGAAACAAACAGGAGAGCGTATCGCGTTTGATTCACCGCGCCTAACCATTATTTACGGCAAACATGCTTTGGCTTGAGTCCAATGGGAGAATTGCATGGCCGCTCCGATATTCCATATGTTACTTAGTGGCTTACCAATATTGACGACGTAGCTCTGGGGAGTGAAAACTTTGAACTGAACTGTTGGAAACCTATGATATACCAAAGCGACCAAAGTGTCCATAAGCAATTTATATCACTGATACACATGGCCATGGGGAACGCTGAGGATAGATCCTGGGAGCTCCTTCTGGTAATCTAAGCGCTTCGTTGGGCACTTCTTAAATTCATTGCCGAGGCGTGCAGAGCATTTATGAAACGAACAGCATAGAGCGCAAAGACTGTAAATCGACATGACGGAATTCACTCCTTGACCGAGGGCCCTATCAAAATGTCCACGCAGAATAGGCATGCCCGAGACGCTCATGTCCAAACCAAGAGCATTGGTTCCAGTTGAAATGAGCCACATCACCAACGAGCGCCCGGGCAAACGAGCCGGATCTTCTCATCCCTAACGATAAGGTAACAAGAAAAGCTATTCTAGTGAGCCAGTGAGGGAGAATGATCAAACGGCGTCGGCTTTTTCCGCAGAGTTTATATTGAGATCGTGAGTTATAACTCAGCTTATCCGGCAGCGTTATCCGAGAACGAGTAGTGCGTTACGCCCGCCAGTCACAGAAGAGAGAAAACGGCCCATTATATCGAAGAGTGAATATGCGCCGCAGCAAAAAAGTACGAGCCGCCTAATCGATAACGCGCAACCTTACGGAACCGATTGCGCTGCAGGACATGTGGTGAAACCAAGGTCTGATTTCCTGCTCTGTGTGCTGGAGCTCATTATTAATCCGCAGTTCATTATAAGTAACAGGGGATCAAGAAGACCGAGACCAGTAAACGCGTCGAGACCTCGTCTGGCTGGCGCGCACTCTCTTGTGGCAGAAAGAAGGTGCGAAAAAAAGCTCATAGCCAAACAGTCGTCGCCGGAGATGGTGGGCGAGTGAGAAAAACCTGTGATCAATCTTCTATAGGGGCGACTTGCTACAAGTAATTCAAAACACCACGCGAGCCGAGGGACCTCTGACACTCTTCAGCCGCATACACTCTACGTTTAAGGACAGCAAATTCGGAATTTAAGACCGCTCGGATCGGCAATAGTAGGATGTCATGTCATATACAGCAAGGTATCTATATTGTTGTCATAAGAAAGCTCATGTGTACTTATTTCTTGCATAGCTCCTTACTTCGTCAGAATTCGTTGGAGTCGGGTATACAGAGAGTAGTGGCGTCGTATCTCCCTTGTGTTGGTAAAATAAAATTCTCAAGTCAAAGACGGAAAGGTGGTGATTGGTAGTTGAGCAGGCCCGCCACAGGAGAGAACCTCTGCGTCCCCATTCCGCATCGAAGCCAAGTACCGACGAGCCTTGGTTGCTCGGAGCACTGGTTTCGCCGGGTGACGGCACAGAGATTCACACCAATGTCGATCTGTACGTGAACGGTCCTGAAAAGTCGGTATTGATGAAGTGCCGGAGATTACGTTGACGAGTCGAACCGATGGGGGGATCGGCAGGGGTGGAGGGAAAATCAGACAAATTAGAGGGGCATAAGAATTGACTCGTGAACACATGcaataaatggaaaggagcAGGGCGTACGAACATTCGAACGAAAAAAGGGTGACGCCCCGCACGTTTCCGCGATGGATGATGATATGGGTGTCCGCATGAGGGAAGAAATGGATAATAGAATGCATGGTAGCGTTGAGAATAAACGAAAGTATGATGATAGTGAGGGCGTTACCGTGGCCAGTCATTGCCCTAATCGTCGTCTACCAATTCGTCATGTTCGTCTTCTGTCTTGACTTCTCCGTTGTCGGAAGGAGGCGGCGTGGCAAAAGGTGAGGCGGATTTACGATCCCGAAGGGCGTTAAACTGGTCAACTGAGGTTTTGAACAACGTAGCTACACACGAATAAGCCATAAACCCTGCGACGGTTCGTTTGACTCACCAATCACGGGCATGCGTACGCCCACGGTGTCAAGCAATGCCTTTAGCTTGTCTAAATCCGACTTGATGCGGGCAACGTGCTCGGACTCGGGATGATAAGGAACGTAGTAACGCTCATGGAGCAATACCATATACGAAGCCATCCACGCATACGCCAGCAATAAATCTGCGCCACGCACCACGTCATCCATACGCATTCCATCCAATAACCTTACAATCGCCACAGCCGATTGGACCCAGACGACCTGAGAAACATGCTCTTGGGACATCAGTGTTTCGTGAAGACGCACACGGGCGCAGAGGAGCAAAGTATGAGGATGAAGGGCGATCGAACGCTCAGTCGGCAGCTGTTCAAGCACGTTCGATATAGCTGTGTCGGTTTCTTTGATCGCAGCTCGAGTGGCATCGCCTACCACTGGGTGACCGGAGGACGCCTGGTTGGGTGAACGAGGACTCGAAGGACGGGATCCTCGTTCACTTTGGGCGCTCAATCGTACAGCCCGCTCGAGAAGCACGACCGACTTGGCCCTAAGAGCATAAGGATCCACGCTTGAGGGGGGCGATCCCGCGCGGGTCGACCCTGTCGGCGCCAAGCTTGGTGAGGGTGAGGCTTTACGACTAGCATGAAAAAGCGAGGCGATGGACGTGCATGTAGTCTAATAAGAATAAACAACGTGATTCCTGGTGACAGGACAGTTCATCAACGTACCTCGTTGGAGTCGAAATCGGGCCATATGGTCTCGACACGTACCTCAGAAGGACAGTCTTCCCAGGGCAAGGACACGTTTACTGAGGATCCCATTAGAATAGCGGCAGTGTAATCTGTGGAACAATGATCGAGTTAACACATGCGTCCCTGTGATATTAGGTGACTAGACCAATATAGAGACACCATCCCAAATACGCCACGACCGCCCCAAATACGTACTCGTCTAATCTCCTCAGTACGTTCGGGATAATCATCGCGTGGGTCAAGCCATCTCCCTAGATGCGCGCCAACTTCTCCAGCTCCTCCCACATCGCTTGTTGTTCCATCATATCCTGGACGTCCATACAAGAGGACAAAAATTCGGCACAGCCTCTTTCCTTGGCTCCACTGTCACCATTCCATGCAGCCCCAGCCCATTTCAATCGGCATCCTTCCCTATTATCGTGTACGGTATACGCCTACACCTTGGTAGATCTCCAACCATATTATACCCCATCGGGCTCGGACCCAAGCATCCGAGAACTTGCCAGTTTTATATATACTTCGTTTATTCTTCGCCGCAGTATGATACCCGGCCTCGTGGCCGAGCACAATCTCATATGCCCATTATTGTAGCATCAAACCAGCCAACCCCCTCTCCGCGATTAGTGAATAACCATAATTAACTCACCAAGACACAGCAATTGCCATAGTATCCCCACGCGATTCTTGGTATCGGCAATGCCGACTGGGCGAGGAATCATTGTCTTGATTGGACCTTCAGCCGATGCTTCGAAATTCTGGGTAGCGGGAGTCACACTGCGCTGGGTGGAAGATCCGAGGGGTTGGAGGTGAGAAGGCGACAGGCGCCCATCTGCGATGGATGGTTTGTACCGCTC
This genomic interval from Rhizoctonia solani chromosome 11, complete sequence contains the following:
- a CDS encoding aspartyl protease, with protein sequence MLTSVVLAAAFAATAVSGSPIAEDRTISIPLHKRGSPLNKDGKIIPSALARQVAKVQNKAKRQAEPLIDEEDDLLWAGTITIGTPGQSFLIDFDTGSADLWVPSSSCRTSGCSPHKKYTASSSSTSKSQSGSFSIQYGDGSTASGPIYSDTVTVGGLSVTSQYFSPVTSESSSFASDPEDGIMGEISSPVFSFRLATTGSELYLGGTNAAKYSGSITYVPLTSKTYWLTTGSSSIGSTVGYSGAMIIDSGTTIIVGRHLLPPTVSFTFNGAKFTIPSSDFNLGTIDNAGTRCVGAIVGTSGVPANAWIVGDPHEADIYCIRPG
- a CDS encoding Fungal Zn(2)-Cys(6) binuclear cluster domain produces the protein MLRQKVKTLEAMISSAPKSSSPPLSTSVPAKRRSPSDDIPPRPHPPPPPRTQKRSISLSSEDQIKLLNQFSQVQHVAYEYTNVPPNPHPAGEPYAAKTSAFLLASHFSPNPALRSLSTDLLECTRDCIDEAIRTADFSPRSLTLARPMPSAALVLDAIHASTLLASWLLVQGRCVECQQTLFSAAKLDGRLSPSHLQPLGSSTQRSVTPATQNFEASAEGPIKTMIPRPVGIADTKNRVGILWQLLCLDYTAAILMGSSVNVSLPWEDCPSEVRVETIWPDFDSNETTCTSIASLFHASRKASPSPSLAPTGSTRAGSPPSSVDPYALRAKSVVLLERAVRLSAQSERGSRPSSPRSPNQASSGHPVVGDATRAAIKETDTAISNVLEQLPTERSIALHPHTLLLCARVRLHETLMSQEHVSQVVWVQSAVAIVRLLDGMRMDDVVRGADLLLAYAWMASYMVLLHERYYVPYHPESEHVARIKSDLDKLKALLDTVGVRMPVIATLFKTSVDQFNALRDRKSASPFATPPPSDNGEVKTEDEHDELVDDD